A region of Lepeophtheirus salmonis chromosome 13, UVic_Lsal_1.4, whole genome shotgun sequence DNA encodes the following proteins:
- the LOC121128732 gene encoding lactosylceramide 4-alpha-galactosyltransferase, translated as MLKKENNFPIFSILSPPLNKGIFLLETSGRNYLNPKELCALESAAKNNPNRQIYYLLTNIELKVYPALNSLLDTYFNINVVGIELSSFFLRTPMEYLWFHNKIQNSKHKVSHLSDVLRFLIIATYGGTYLDSDIIVLKEFPTHFNFAGVEHVEKPFVVAVGIFHFSKNHTIINRCVNHMAKNFNGDSWSHNGPFLMTNTVKNICNFETMEEINNSNCYEIKLLSPEECYPIYYKDWEFYFNPLKNDHVRRSLKDSYIAHLWGKFSSDVPINKNTTLFELANNNCPIVAKNYL; from the exons AtgctaaaaaaggaaaacaatttcCCAATATTTAGCATTCTCTCTCCTCCGCTGAATAAAGGGATATTTTTGCTGGAAACATCTGGAAGAAACTACCTTAACCCCAAAGAACTGTGTGCCTTGGAGAGTGCCGCCAAGAATAATCCAAAtagacaaatttattatttattaactaatattGAATTGAAGGTTTATCCCGCTCTGAACTCTTTACTGgatacatatttcaatattaatgtaGTTGGTATTGAACTATCCTCATTTTTTCTCCGAACTCCGATGGAGTATCTCtggtttcataataaaattcaaaatagtaaACATAAAGTGTCTCATTTAAGCGACGTTTTAAGATTTTTGATCATTGCCACTTATGGAGGAACATATTTGGACTCTGATATCATTGTACTGAAAGAATTTCCAACCCATTTTAATTTTGCAGGTGTGGAACATGTTGAAAAGCCCTTCGTTGTCG CTGTTGGGATATTTCATTTTAGTAAGAATCATACTATAATCAACAGATGCGTCAATCATAtggcaaaaaattttaatggagATAGTTGGAGTCACAATGGTCCATTTTTGATGACAAACACtgtcaaaaatatatgcaaCTTTGAGACAatggaggaaataaacaattctaactgttatgaaataaaattgttatctCCTGAGGAATGTTATCCAATATACTACAAAGATTGGgagttttattttaatcctttaaaaaatgaccACGTAAGGAGGAGTTTAAAAGATAGTTACATTGCACATTTATGGGGTAAATTTTCGAGTGATgttcctataaataaaaatacaacattgtTTGAATTGGCAAATAATAACTGTCCTATTGTAGCTAAGAATTATCTATGA
- the beta4GalT7 gene encoding beta-1,4-galactosyltransferase 7, whose amino-acid sequence MKYHSRILLLLFVGASVFLGFLVLFASTASRDLEYSSRAQRRHKLCVLVPFRDRWEELLVFIPHLSSFLTNQGVFAKFLVINQSDSLRFNRASLINVGFAESPSDCDYFAIHDVDLIPLNSQITYNYPNQGPLHLTSPGLHPKYDYPTFFGGILLITKEDFIKVNGMSNNYWGWGLEDDEFRARIIDADLAPQKQSNILTGKDDTFEHLHFREERTSRDMANCYNQKDVTHYRDRKGGLNTIDYSVKHRRDMSVDSSYFTLIDAVLKCDKSKTPWCSCMDASEINRKFKVDDDRRKDLILPKIPKKRLKKKNF is encoded by the exons ATGAAATATCATAGCCGAATATTGCTCCTACTTTTCGTTGGAGCTTCCGTGTTTCTTGGCTTCCTTGTTTTATTCGCTTCAACAGCTTCTAGAGACTTGGAATATTCGTCCCGAGCCCAACGAAGACATAAACTTTGTGTTCTTGTTCCCTTTCGAGATCGATGGGAAGAGTTATTAGTGTTTATTCCTcatctttcttcctttttaactAATCAAG gagtaTTTGCTAAGTTCCTTGTGATAAATCAATCTGATTCATTACGGTTCAATCGGGCTTCTCTTATTAATGTTGGATTTGCCGAGTCACCAAGTGACTGCGATTACTTTGCTATTCATGATGTAGATTTAATACCTTTAAACAGtcaaattacttataattatccAAATCAAGGACCTTTACATCTCACCTCACCTGGACTCCATCCAAAGTATGACTATCCTACTTTCTTCGGTGGCATTCTTCTTATCACAAAAGAAGACTTTATCAAAGTAAATGGAATGTCAAATAACTACTGGGGATGGGGATTGGAAGACGACGAATTCCGTGCTCGTATCATAG atGCGGATTTAGCTCCTCAAAAGCAATCTAATATACTCACTGGGAAAGATGATACTTTTGAACACCTTCATTTTCGTGAGGAGAGAACAAGTCGGGATATGGCCAATTGTTATAATCAAAAGGATGTAACTCATTACCGTGATCGGAAGGGAGGTTTGAATACTATTGATTATTCAGTAAAGCACAGAAGAGACATGAGCGTGGATAGTTCATACTTTACTTTAATTGATGCGGTTTTAAAATGTGATAAAAGTAAAACTCCATGGTGTTCGTGCATGGACGCCTCTGAGATCAATCGTAAGTTCAAGGTAGATGATGATCGAAGGAAGGATTTGATTTTGCCAAAAATTCCGAAAAAGaggttaaaaaagaagaatttctaG
- the 14-3-3epsilon gene encoding 14-3-3 protein epsilon has protein sequence MAEREDCVYKAKLAEQAERYDEMVTSMKMVASMDLELTVEERNLLSVAYKNVIGARRASWRIISSLEAKEGNKASEDKLNLIKNYRTQVEKELKDICGDILSVLDKHLIPCSNTGESKVFYYKMKGDYHRYLAEFATNNDRKEAAENSLVAYKAASDTAMSELPTTHPIRLGLALNFSVFYYEILNSPDRACRLAKAAFDDAIAELDTLSEESYKDSTLIMQLLRDNLTLWTSDMQAEDGDGEKKEKVEDVESGNAEAQPEAAAS, from the exons ATGGCCGAAAGAGAAGACTGTGTGTATAAAGCTAAATTAGCTGAGCAAGCTGAGCGCTACGATG AAATGGTGACCTCCATGAAAATGGTGGCTTCCATGGACTTGGAGCTCACGGTGGAGGAGCGGAACTTGCTCTCAGTCGCCTATAAGAATGTGATTGGCGCTCGCCGTGCCTCGTGGAGGATCATTTCCTCTCTGGAGGCCAAGGAAGGAAACAAAGCCTCTGAGGATAAACTTAATCTCATCAAAAATTACCGGACACAG GTCGAAAAGGAACTCAAGGATATTTGTGGAGATATCTTGTCCGTCTTGGACAAGCACTTGATTCCATGCTCAAACACCGGAGAGTCCAAGGTCTTTTACTACAAAATGAAGGGAGATTATCATCGCTACTTGGCGGAATTTGCCACCAACAATGACCGGAAAGAGGCAGCGGAAAATTCGCTCGTAGCTTATAAAGCAGCCAGTGACACTGCAATGTCAGAGCTTCCAACTACTCATCCAATAAG ATTGGGTCTTGCTCTCAACTTTTCCgtcttttattatgaaattttaaactcTCCTGATCGTGCATGTCGATTGGCCAAAGCCGCATTTGACGACGCCATTGCCGAATTAGATACTCTATCAGAGGAAAGTTATAAGGACTCCACTCTTATTATGCAGCTACTTAGAGACAATCTCACTCTTTGGACGTCGGATATGCAAGCCGaag atGGAGACggagaaaagaaggaaaaagtgGAAGATGTTGAATCTGGTAATGCCGAAGCGCAGCCTGAGGCTGCTGCTTCATAA
- the LOC121127957 gene encoding methyl-CpG-binding domain protein 2 isoform X1: protein MRWVKGSRDEGSSPMYGNEGVRRVEVSTLPRGWCREEISRGNRTDVHYISPLGVRVRNRNELGKVLGEHYDLTAFDYSSGKILSSSNNISSSSSNNNNANTNHTHSQHSISARNPQKRAKTYDFTKTLKNDASLVPPIRQTASIFKQPVTVHKIHKEHSKVKSDFKGGSNSNSEKPRQLFWEKRLSGLRASYPDEDYEPFSLPSNITAVGPGVNNDIVLASIATVLHMGNGSINGQSNNKVNNFEKNPGVYVDPDQPLIGGVSVTQADVEKQEERVDAARKALEEALESLTE from the exons ATGCGTTGGGTAAAAGGAAGTAGAG aCGAAGGATCATCTCCAATGTATGGAAACGAAGGAGTGAGACGTGTTGAGGTGTCAACTCTACCCCGAGGATGGTGTCGTGAAGAAATATCCCGTGGGAACAGAACGGACGTGCATTACATTTCCCCTCTTGGGGTTCGAGTACGGAATCGAAACGAACTCGGAAAAGTGCTTGGGGAACATTATGATCTCACCGCCTTCGACTATTCCTCTGGGAAAATCCTTTCTTCATCCAATAACatcagcagcagcagcagcaacaacaacaacgcAAATACGAATCACACGCATTCACAACATTCCATTTCTGC GAGGAACCCTCAAAAACGCGCAAAGACCTATGACTTCACTAAAACCCTCAAAAATGACGCGTCCCTCGTTCCTCCTATTCGACAAACGGCCTCCATCTTCAAACAACCTGTAACT GTGCACAAAATACACAAAGAACACTCCAAAGTCAAATCGGATTTTAAAGGGGGTAGTAACAGCAACAGTGAGAAACCTCGAcaattattttgggaaaaacGACTTTCTGGTCTAAGAGCCTCTTATCCTGATGAAGACTACGAACCCTTTTCTCTCCCTTCCAATATAACAGCGGTTGGACCTGGAGTGAATAATGATATTGTATTAGCATCTATTGCTACAGTGCTACATATGGGAAATGGCTCCATTAACGGTCAATCCAATAATAAA gtaaataattttgagaaaaatcctggTGTATATGTGGATCCTGATCAGCCCCTTATTGGCGGAGTATCTGTGACACAAGCCGATGTTGAGAAACAGGAGGAACGGGTAGATGCTGCGAGAAAGGCATTAGAGGAGGCCCTTGAATCACTCACAGAGTAA
- the LOC121127957 gene encoding methyl-CpG-binding domain protein 2 isoform X2, producing MYGNEGVRRVEVSTLPRGWCREEISRGNRTDVHYISPLGVRVRNRNELGKVLGEHYDLTAFDYSSGKILSSSNNISSSSSNNNNANTNHTHSQHSISARNPQKRAKTYDFTKTLKNDASLVPPIRQTASIFKQPVTVHKIHKEHSKVKSDFKGGSNSNSEKPRQLFWEKRLSGLRASYPDEDYEPFSLPSNITAVGPGVNNDIVLASIATVLHMGNGSINGQSNNKVNNFEKNPGVYVDPDQPLIGGVSVTQADVEKQEERVDAARKALEEALESLTE from the exons ATGTATGGAAACGAAGGAGTGAGACGTGTTGAGGTGTCAACTCTACCCCGAGGATGGTGTCGTGAAGAAATATCCCGTGGGAACAGAACGGACGTGCATTACATTTCCCCTCTTGGGGTTCGAGTACGGAATCGAAACGAACTCGGAAAAGTGCTTGGGGAACATTATGATCTCACCGCCTTCGACTATTCCTCTGGGAAAATCCTTTCTTCATCCAATAACatcagcagcagcagcagcaacaacaacaacgcAAATACGAATCACACGCATTCACAACATTCCATTTCTGC GAGGAACCCTCAAAAACGCGCAAAGACCTATGACTTCACTAAAACCCTCAAAAATGACGCGTCCCTCGTTCCTCCTATTCGACAAACGGCCTCCATCTTCAAACAACCTGTAACT GTGCACAAAATACACAAAGAACACTCCAAAGTCAAATCGGATTTTAAAGGGGGTAGTAACAGCAACAGTGAGAAACCTCGAcaattattttgggaaaaacGACTTTCTGGTCTAAGAGCCTCTTATCCTGATGAAGACTACGAACCCTTTTCTCTCCCTTCCAATATAACAGCGGTTGGACCTGGAGTGAATAATGATATTGTATTAGCATCTATTGCTACAGTGCTACATATGGGAAATGGCTCCATTAACGGTCAATCCAATAATAAA gtaaataattttgagaaaaatcctggTGTATATGTGGATCCTGATCAGCCCCTTATTGGCGGAGTATCTGTGACACAAGCCGATGTTGAGAAACAGGAGGAACGGGTAGATGCTGCGAGAAAGGCATTAGAGGAGGCCCTTGAATCACTCACAGAGTAA